The following coding sequences lie in one Salarias fasciatus chromosome 7 unlocalized genomic scaffold, fSalaFa1.1 super_scaffold_4, whole genome shotgun sequence genomic window:
- the purg gene encoding purine-rich element-binding protein gamma, giving the protein MMADGCCRGVERGRAKAAPDPLPRHPYPPQQYAHGGSQQQPQQPQQQPGNDIQELASKRVDIQKKRFYLDVKQSVRGRFLKIAEVWIGRGRHDNIRKSKLTLSMAMAPALRYSLGDFIDYYARIGLRGGPAPPQVDEPSSNGQGRGPEPRRRGAAHEQPAPPSPGGSAASDDHAHRVLKSEFIERDNRKYFLDLKENQRGRFLRIRQTVSKGHGTMGYYGQGIEQTIVLPAQGLIEFRDALSQLIEDYGDEDGDERGRAGSRGRDEQPELPEAASFRVDNKRFYFDVGSNRYGVFLKISEVRQPYRNTITVPLKAWARFGENFIRYEEEMRRIFTCHKEKRTDGRRDSEEQED; this is encoded by the coding sequence ATGATGGCTGATGGATGCTGCAGAGGCGTGGAGAGAGGCCGGGCGAAGGCTGCGCCAGACCCGCTACCCAGACACCCGTACCCCCCGCAGCAGTACGCGCACGgcggctcccagcagcagccgcagcagccgcagcagcagccggggAACGACATCCAGGAGCTGGCGTCCAAACGCGTCGACATCCAGAAGAAGCGCTTCTACCTGGACGTCAAGCAGAGCGTCCGCGGCCGCTTCCTGAAGATCGCCGAGGTGTGGATCGGCAGAGGCCGCCACGACAACATCCGGAAGAGCAAGCTGACGCTGTCCATGGCCATGGCGCCCGCGCTGCGCTACAGCCTGGGGGACTTCATCGACTACTACGCCCGCATCGGGCTGCGCGGCGGCCCGGCGCCCCCGCAGGTCGACGAGCCGAGCAGCAACGGCCAGGGCCGCGGGCCGGAGCCGCGCCGGAGGGGCGCCGCGCACGAGCAGCCCGCCCCGCCGTCCCCCGGCGGCTCCGCGGCGTCCGACGACCACGCGCACCGCGTCCTCAAGAGCGAGTTCATCGAGCGGGACAACAGAAAGTACTTTCTGGACCTGAAGGAGAACCAGCGCGGCCGCTTCCTGCGCATCCGCCAGACGGTCAGCAAGGGCCACGGCACCATGGGCTACTACGGCCAGGGCATCGAGCAGACCATCGTGCTGCCCGCGCAGGGGCTCATCGAGTTCCGGGACGCGCTGTCGCAGCTCATCGAGGACTACGGGGACGAGGACGGGGACGAGCGCGGCCGGGCCGGCTCCCGGGGCCGCGACGAGCAGCCCGAGCTGCCGGAGGCGGCGTCCTTCCGCGTGGACAACAAGCGCTTCTACTTCGACGTGGGCTCGAACCGCTACGGCGTGTTCCTGAAGATCAGCGAGGTGCGGCAGCCGTACCGGAACACCATCACCGTGCCGCTCAAGGCCTGGGCCCGCTTCGGGGAGAACTTCATCCGCTACGAGGAGGAGATGCGCCGCATCTTCACCTGCCACAAGGAGAAGAGGACAGACGGGCGGCGGGACagcgaggagcaggaggactga
- the cenpa gene encoding histone H3-like centromeric protein A isoform X2, whose product MRHDTSASRRKGKAPQRRPRQPDPEPQPSTSGLQSPRRRTGGRAPADRPPATPRRKRFRPGTRALMEIRKFQKSTNLLLRKAPFFRLVREVCQMQCSVPLRWNVYALLALQEAAEAFLVMLLADANLCAIHARRVTIYPRDIQLARRIRGQDHL is encoded by the exons ATGCGTCACGACACATCCGCCAGCCGTAGGAAGGGCAAAGCTCCTCAGCGCCGCCCCAGGCAGCCGGATCCGGAGCCGCAGCCGTCGACGTCTGGTCTTCAGAGCCCGAGGCGGCGGACCGGTGGACGGGCGCCTGCAG ATCGGCCTCCGGCCACGCCGAGGAGGAAACGTTTCCGTCCTGGAACCCGGGCCCTGATGGAGATTCGTAAATTCCAGAAGAGCACCAACCTCCTGCTGAGGAAGGCCCCCTTCTTCCGCCTG gttcgCGAGGTCTGCCAGATGCAGTGCTCCGTGCCGCTGCGCTGGAACGTGTACGCACTCCTGGCCTTGCAGGAG GCAGCAGAAGCGTTCCTCGTCATGCTTTTGGCGGACGCCAACCTGTGTGCCATCCACGCCAGGAGGGTCACCATCTACCCTCGAGATATCCAGCTGGCCCGGAGGATCCGTGGCCAGGACCACCTGTGA
- the cenpa gene encoding histone H3-like centromeric protein A isoform X1: protein MMQLQWLLGCMKGCSVLMVFQGSSEVLSVLSSSALQRERPLRPLTWLSETMRHDTSASRRKGKAPQRRPRQPDPEPQPSTSGLQSPRRRTGGRAPADRPPATPRRKRFRPGTRALMEIRKFQKSTNLLLRKAPFFRLVREVCQMQCSVPLRWNVYALLALQEAAEAFLVMLLADANLCAIHARRVTIYPRDIQLARRIRGQDHL, encoded by the exons ATGATGCAGCTGCAGTGGCTGTTGGGCTGCATGAAgggctgctctgtgttgatggtGTTTCAGGGTTCTTCTGAGGTTCTCTCCGTGTTGTCCTCATCTGCTCTGCAGAGAGAACGTCCTCTACGGCCACTGACCTGGTTATCAGAGACCATGCGTCACGACACATCCGCCAGCCGTAGGAAGGGCAAAGCTCCTCAGCGCCGCCCCAGGCAGCCGGATCCGGAGCCGCAGCCGTCGACGTCTGGTCTTCAGAGCCCGAGGCGGCGGACCGGTGGACGGGCGCCTGCAG ATCGGCCTCCGGCCACGCCGAGGAGGAAACGTTTCCGTCCTGGAACCCGGGCCCTGATGGAGATTCGTAAATTCCAGAAGAGCACCAACCTCCTGCTGAGGAAGGCCCCCTTCTTCCGCCTG gttcgCGAGGTCTGCCAGATGCAGTGCTCCGTGCCGCTGCGCTGGAACGTGTACGCACTCCTGGCCTTGCAGGAG GCAGCAGAAGCGTTCCTCGTCATGCTTTTGGCGGACGCCAACCTGTGTGCCATCCACGCCAGGAGGGTCACCATCTACCCTCGAGATATCCAGCTGGCCCGGAGGATCCGTGGCCAGGACCACCTGTGA
- the LOC115383060 gene encoding leucine rich adaptor protein 1-like, giving the protein MAEEALNDPFPDLKELENKTGRKIPESLLIWMRDAAECEDSWRSGEAERGEPGSAWDGLIHKIHNLKQEMRWLRSADVRILRQLVAVHEGIEAVRWLTEERGALASRGSSSTGSLSSLATVDEHGPWTSPCRESPSPGSDQGLTEATDEEPADQHPSHPDSGNSNHKRHSDLLRLNANLSRSRPEPLSSSSSKTLNMAGLQLDSDSAPLKSIGDEADVVRRALLRSSRSRRDEREDAAPGSLARDSGKPQAKRQTEDSFTTAQSSEDSDAAQCGVLLGYDAQWRWVESQDDVTFL; this is encoded by the exons ATGGCGGAGGAAGCGCTGAACGACCCCTTCCCTGatctgaaggagctggagaacAAGACTGGCAGGAAGATCCCGGAGAGCCTTCTGATCTGGATGAGAGATGCTGCGGAGTGCGAGGACAGCTGGAGGTCGggtgaggcagagagaggagagcccGGCTCTGCCTGGGACGGCCTGATCCACAAAATCCACAACCTAAAGCAAGAGATG AGGTGGCTCCGCTCCGCCGACGTGAGGATCCTGCGCCAGCTGGTGGCCGTGCACGAGGGCATCGAGGCCGTGCGCTGGCTGACGGAGGAGCGCGGCGCCTTGGCCAGCCGGGGCAGCAGCTCGACGGGGAGCCTGAGCAGTCTGGCCACTGTGGACGAACACGGACCCTGGACGTCTCCCTGCAG AGAAAGCCCGAGTCCAGGCTCTGATCAGGGTTTGACTGAAGCCACAGATGAAGAACCAGCAGACCAGCATCCCTCCCATCCAGACAGCGGAAACTCAAACCACAAGAGACACTCAGACCTGCTGAGGCTGAACGCAAACCTctccagatccagaccagagcCGCTCTCATCCAGCTCCTCCAAGACTTTGAATATGGCCGGTTTACAGCTGGACTCAGATTCAGCGCCGCTGAAAAGCATCGGAGACGAAGCCGACGTCGTCAGAAGAGCTCTcctcaggtccagcaggtccaggagagACGAACGAGAGGACGCTGCTCCGGGTTCCCTCGCTCGGGATTCAGGAAAGCCACAAGCTAAACGCCAAACTGAGGACAGCTTCACCAcagctcagagctcagaggATTCAGACGCTGCTCAGTGCGGCGTCCTGCTGGGCTACGACGCTCAGTGGCGATGGGTGGAGTCCCAGGACGACGTGACGTTCTTATGA
- the psmb10 gene encoding proteasome subunit beta type-10, whose amino-acid sequence MLHSLNPSSLPNRGFSFENSRRNAVLESDLSEMGYKSPKAVKTGTTIAAIVFKDGVILGADTRATDDMVVAQKNCMKIHYIAPKIYCCGAGVAADAEITTQILSSNVELHTLNTGRPPLIAMVTRQLKQMLFRYQGHVGASLIVGGVDVTGAHLYSVYPHGSYDKLPFLTMGSGAAAAASVFEDRFKPNMELEEGKQLVRDAIAAGIFCDLGSGSNVDLCVITEAGVEMLRSFDQVGVKGEKGGQYRYKPGTTGVLSHTVTPLTLEVVDQSVQMMDTE is encoded by the exons ATGCTTCACAGCTTGAATCCCAGCAGCCTGCCAAACAGAGGCTTTTCTTTCGAAAACAGCCGCAG GAATGCTGTGTTGGAGTCTGATCTGTCAGAAATGGGCTACAAATCCCCGAAAGCCGTCAAGACAGGAACCACCATCGCTGCCATCGTGTTCAAG GACGGGGTGATCCTGGGGGCAGACACGAGAGCCACGGACGACATGGTGGTGGCTCAGAAGAACTGCATGAAGATTCACTACATCGCTCCGAAGATCTA ctgctgcGGCGCTGGCGTGGCCGCTGATGCGGAGATCACCACGCAGATCTTGTCGTCCAACGTGGAGCTCCACACGCTCAACACCGGGCGGCCTCCCCTCATCGCCATGGTAACCAGGCAGCTGAAGCAGATGCTGTTCAG GTACCAGGGTCACGTCGGCGCCTCTCTGATTGTCGGCGGAGTGGATGTGACCGGGGCTCACCTGTACAGCGTCTACCCGCACGGCTCCTACGACAAGCTGCCGTTCCTCACCATGG gctctggagctgctgcggctgcCTCGGTGTTTGAAGACAGATTCAAGCCCAACATGGAG ctggaggaggggaagcAGCTGGTGCGAGACGCCATCGCTGCAGGGATTTTCTGCGACCTGGGTTCGGGCAGCAACGTGGACCTGTGCGTCATCACCGAGGCCGGCGTGGAGATGCTCCGATCCTTCGACCAAGTGGGAGTGAAGGGGGAGAA AGGGGGGCAGTACAGGTATAAACCCGGGACCACGGGCGTCCTCAGCCACACGGTGACGCCTCTCACCCTGGAAGTGGTCGACCAGTCCGTTCAGATGATGGACACCGAGTGA
- the il6st gene encoding interleukin-6 receptor subunit beta, with product MVSMFQLFLLPFLAPVLHVTGVHYHLITSPQPSVLEIGTNFTATCSIVDTTEVTADDLYWNLTKTTVPRAQYTKVNSSALNVTIAIREDTPNYLFCFCKKRSEYVRLNEHRFQHGIFLKTGYPPDKPENLSCVAVQEKSQISTLTCEWETRGRSTTLVPTSQKLFVKYIGAVFNATPSANKAQVRFSAFPHFMSLEIWVEADNELGRVESERLWGDGNSFVQTSPPSNVQAISEKNFSTSLLINWTEPMPKVYLSLKYEIRFCRRGASDWTYVPLGDVSHDVQSFRLQKLEPDTVYMSQVRCKYFKEDQGYWSEWSANATQRTPEDRPSGKPDLWRIITDHGRNGREVEIVCKDPRPANGRITRFNVRIQDERAQSGSEGGEWESVAVNGSEGDRPEAVVLKTISLPENKFVKVHATADNSVGTSLKALMGIPKKTNELDLVQGLRVWRQEGKLQVAWKLPHNRTVTEYVVEWTDGDRRDWQRESRLTTTHTAIRGSLEVGVCYRVSVYPIYSGWVGKAAHAEAFLEENEPSGAPDPKVQGNAGHTKATLEWEISDSKQKCFTNYTLFYKSGKKVLSVPLQANATSYTLNSLSPDTHYTAWIQASSGRGLKNGSSTNFITQKYAPGEIEGIVVGVSLGVIFVFLLSMLLCIYKRDVIKDNFWPEIPNPGESTIGTWSPDYSLKAETPKESCLSGISVLDMDMCDAKCVFEEDKASLALKKDKYLSEEHSSGIGGSSCMSSPRQSVSDSDEGGDVADTTASTVQYSSVVASSGYKGQTPGPQAQPAVFSRSESTQPLLDSEENPDVAPECGRAARRLAGPPAMELQDVVEPLDFCPLEEDAEAAPPAAPASSYMPQLGGYRPQCQ from the exons ATGGTGTCCatgttccagctgttcctgctgcCTTTCCTCGCTCCGGTGCTCCACGTCACAGGAG TACATTATCATCTGATTACCAGCCCGCAGCCTTCAGTGCTGGAGATCGGGACTAATTTCACAGCTACCTGCTCAATCGTCGACACGACCGAGGTCACAGCAGACGACCTCTACTGGAATCTGACCAAGACCACGGTGCCCAGAGCACAGTACACCAAAGTCAACTCCTCAGCGCTCAATGTCACCATCGCCATCAGGGAGGACACTCCCAattatttgttttgcttctgcAAGAAGCGCTCCGAATATGTCCGCCTGAATGAACACAGGTTCCAGCACGGGATTTTCCTCAAGACTGGCT ACCCTCCAGACAAGCCGGAGAACCTGTCCTGTGTCGCAGTGCAGGAGAAATCCCAGATTTCAACTCTCACCTGTGAGTGGGAAACGAGAGGACGTTCAACCACGCTCGTCCCAACATCACAGAAGCTGTTTGTTAAATATAT AGGTGCAGTCTTTAACGCAACACCGTCCGCAAACAAAGCCCAGGTCCGCTTCTCTGCCTTCCCGCATTTCATGTCTCTGGAAATCTGGGTGGAGGCTGACAATGAACTGGGCCGAGTGGAGTCCGAGCGCCTGTGGGGTGACGGCAATAGCTTTG TGCAAACGAGCCCTCCCTCAAACGTCCAAGCCATCTCCGAGAAGAacttctccacctctctcctcaTAAACTGGACGGAACCGATGCCCAAGGTGTATCTGAGCTTGAAGTACGAGATCCGCTTCTGCCGCCGCGGAGCCTCAGACTGGACCTAC GTGCCTCTTGGGGACGTTTCCCACGACGTGCAGTCCTTCCGACTCCAAAAACTTGAGCCAGACACGGTGTATATGAGCCAGGTCCGCTGCAAGTATTTCAAAGAGGACCAGGGTTACTGGAGTGAGTGGAGCGCCAACGCCACCCAGAGAACCCCCGAGGACC GACCATCAGGGAAGCCAGATTTATGGAGAATCATCACTGATCATGGCAGAAATGGGCGTGAGGTGGAGATTGTTTGTAAG GATCCTCGGCCTGCCAACGGGAGGATCACCAGGTTCAACGTGAGGATCCAGGACGAGAGGGCTCAGAGCGGCAGCGAGGGCGGGGAGTGGGAGAGCGTGGCCGTCAACGGGTCGGAGGGGGACCGGCCAGAGGCCGTCGTCCTCAAGACGATCTCTCTTCCCGAAAACAAGTTTGTGAAAGTTCACGCCACTGCCGACAACTCGGTGGGAACGTCGCTGAAGGCGCTGATGGGCATTCCTAAGAAAACAAACG agctGGACCTGGTGCAGGGGCTCAGGGTGTGGCGCCAGGAGGGGAAGCTGCAGGTGGCGTGGAAACTCCCCCACAACAGGACTGTGACGGAGTACGTGGTGGAGTGGACGGATGGAGACCGGAGGGACTGGCAGAGGGAATCCAGACtgaccaccacacacaccgccaTCAGAG GGAGCCTGGAGGTCGGTGTGTGCTACCGCGTTTCCGTCTACCCCATATATTCTGGCTGGGTTGGGAAAGCAGCACATGCTGAAGCCTTCCTGGAAGAAAACG AACCATCGGGAGCCCCGGACCCCAAAGTGCAGGGCAACGCCGGACACACCAAGGCCACGCTGGAGTGGGAGATCTCAGACTCCAAGCAGAAATGCTTCACCAACTACACACTCTTCTATAAGAGCGGAAAGAAAGTGTTGA GCGTCCCGCTGCAGGCGAACGCCACGTCCTACACGCTGAATTCGCTGTCTCCAGACACGCATTACACCGCCTGGATCCAGGCGTCCTCCGGCCGGGGCTTGAAGAACGGCTCGTCAACCAACTTCATCACTCAGAAATACG CGCCCGGAGAGATCGAGGGCATCGTGGTGGGAGTGAGCCTGGGCGTGATCTTCGTCTTCCTGCTCAGCATGCTGCTCTGCATCTACAAGAGAGACGT GATCAAGGACAACTTCTGGCCCGAGATTCCAAATCCCGGAGAGAGCACGATCGGGACCTGGTCTCCGGACTACTCTCTGAAG GCCGAGACGCCGAAGGAGAGCTGTCTGTCGGGCATCAGCGTGCTGGACATGGACATGTGCGACGCCAAGTGTGTGTTCGAGGAGGACAAGGCCAGCCTGGCCCTGAAGAAGGACAAGTACCTGTCGGAGGAGCACAGCAGCGGCATCGGCGGCTCGTCCTGCATGTCGTCGCCGCGCCAGAGCGTGTCGGACAGCGACGAGGGCGGCGACGTGGCCGACACCACGGCCAGCACGGTGCAGTACTCGTCCGTGGTGGCCTCCAGCGGCTACAAGGGCCAGACGCCGGGCCCGCAGGCCCAGCCGGCCGTCTTCTCGCGCTCGGAGTCCACGCAGCCGCTGCTGGACTCGGAGGAGAACCCGGACGTGGCGCCGGAGTGCGGCAGGGCGGCGCGGCGCCTCGCCGGCCCGCCGGCCATGGAGCTGCAGGACGTGGTGGAGCCTCTGGACTTCTGTCCCCTGGAGGAGGACGCAgaggcggcgccgccggccgccccggCCTCCAGCTACATGCCTCAGCTGGGCGGCTACCGGCCGCAGTGCCAGTGA